From the genome of Anopheles moucheti chromosome 3, idAnoMoucSN_F20_07, whole genome shotgun sequence, one region includes:
- the LOC128301272 gene encoding bone morphogenetic protein receptor type-1B isoform X2: MAPKSRKKKANARVLTCYCEGHCPGDVQNGTCETRPGGSCFASVEAVLDEETKQIVPEWSHGCMSPEQGGGLLQCKVGTVSPQLHGKSIVCCDSEDLCNQDLKPYYSPRTTTTPEPPLVNTNSIPLFALIISVVLCVAGLVMLLGGIYCVYRRREKRKPAYLMNSLYNTTNGHLPIADLVEQTSGSGSGLPLLVQRTIAKQIQMVHSVGKGRYGEVWLAKWRDEKVAVKIFFTTEEASWFRETEIYQTVLMRNENILGFIAADIKGTGSWTQMLLITDYHELGSLHDYLQKRVLNPHMLKTLALSLSSGVAHLHTEIFGTPGKPSIAHRDIKSKNILVKRNGQCAIADFGLAVKYTSESDEIQIAPNSRVGTRRYMAPEVLSETLDLKVFEGFKMADMYSVGLVFWEMARRCITTVRGAKNTTTCEDYALPYQDVVPSDPSFEDMYAVVCVKGVRPPIPQRWQDEDILVVLSKIMQECWHPSPAVRLTALRVKKTLVKLETDCTIKIV, from the exons CGCGAGTACTAACCTGCTATTGCGAAGGTCACTGTCCGGGAGATGTGCAGAATGGGACGTGCGAGACCCGGCCGGGTGGTTCCTGTTTCGCCTCGGTTGAGGCAGTGCTGGACGAGGAAACGAAGCAGATCGTACCGGAGTGGAGTCATGGATGTATGTCACCGGAACAGGGTGGTGGATTGCTACAG TGCAAAGTCGGTACAGTGTCCCCACAACTGCACGGCAAAAGTATCGTATGCTGCGACAGCGAGGATCTCTGCAATCAGGACCTGAAACCGTACTATAGTCCGCGTACGACGACGACACCCGAACCGCCACTAGTGAATACGAACAGTATACCACTGTTTGCGCTCATCATTTCCGTCGTCCTCTGCGTGGCTGGGCTCGTAATGCTGCTCGGTGGCATCTACTGTGTGTACCGAAGGCGCGAAAAGCGAAAACCGGCCTACCTGATGAACTCGCTGTACAACACCACCAACGGCCATCTACCGATAGCGGATCTGGTGGAACAAACGAGTGGCAGCGGATCGGGATTGCCCCTGCTCGTACAGCGAACCATTGCCAAACAGATCCAGATGGTCCATTCGGTCGGCAAGGGCCGGTACGGTGAGGTGTGGCTGGCCAAGTGGCGCGACGAGAAGGTGGCGGTCAAGATTTTCTTCACCACCGAGGAAGCGTCCTGGTTCCGGGAGACCGAAATCTACCAGACCGTGCTAATGCGCAACGAAAACATTCTCGGGTTCATTGCGGCCGACATCAAAGGGACGGGCTCGTGGACACAGATGCTGCTAATCACGGACTACCACGAGCTCGGCTCGCTGCACGACTACCTCCAGAAACGCGTCCTCAATCCGCACATGCTGAAAACGCTCGCCCTCTCGCTATCGTCCGGTGTCGCTCATCTGCACACGGAAATCTTCGGCACACCGGGCAAACCGTCGATCGCGCACCGGGATATCAAGAGCAAAAACATACTGGTGAAGCGGAATGGTCAGTGTGCGATTGCGGACTTTGGGCTGGCGGTGAAGTACACGAGCGAGTCGGACGAGATACAGATTGCGCCGAATTCGCGCGTTGGTACACGGCGGTACATGGCACCGGAGGTGCTGAGCGAAACGCTCGATCTGAAAGTGTTCGAAGGAtttaaaatggcggacatgtACTCGGTGGGGCTTGTGTTCTGGGAGATGGCACGGCGCTGCATAACGACCGTGCGGGGTGCGAAGAATACGACCACGTGCGAGGATTACGCCCTGCCGTATCAGGATGTGGTACCGTCCGATCCGAGCTTCGAGGATATGTATGCGGTCGTGTGCGTGAAGGGCGTCCGACCACCCATCCCGCAGCGGTGGCAGGACGAGGACATTCTCGTAGTATTATCGAAGATCATGCAGGAATGTTGGCATCCGAGCCCGGCCGTTCGGTTAACGGCGCTTCGGGTGAAAAAAACGCTTGTCAAGCTCGAGACGGACTGTACGATTAAGATAGTGTAA